The proteins below come from a single Chitinophaga pinensis DSM 2588 genomic window:
- a CDS encoding ABC transporter permease: protein MFKSYLKATLRSLWKNKTFSFLNIFGLAIGIVCAGVIFLWVEDELNYDNVHLKKGRLYEVMTNSDYAGDIRTFGSTPGLAGPAIREEIPGIVNSCRMTDFSPSFLFNTGDKPVYASGRYVDAAFFSMFTIPFIEGNPATAFKEPYSIVVSQQAARNIFGDDKNIVGRRVKVDNKQEFLVSGVMKDQPENSSFRFEWVASFDLFFQQNKASLSVWANCSPLTFVELSPRADVAAINKQLYPFVQRRSKETNNHLFLFSMNDWRLYNKFDNGKQAGGRITYVRMFSILAWIILLIACINFMNLATARSEKRAREVGVRKVMGADKKGLVMQFIGEAILMAAAGCALAVLLLALILPVAGPLLGKTLVVGLGNPVHIAALLVVTLLCGLIAGSYPAFYLSSFNPVSVLKGANLKLGGAGFIRRGLVVLQFSVSIILTVCTVVIYQQIHYVKSRDIGFQKERLISIDLKGDMLNRYDAIKQELLRTGVVENIGLSDHPTLYDGNNTSSLSWQGKPENSDLVVSTRLASPGFFNTMGMQLIDGKDFNEGSTDKLSVVITAALAKKMGTGSAIGKTIEMTTDDGAPLFLTVTGVVKDYVYGNMYGTSDPVLFYNMPQVANVMYLRLKASVAPEKAIAAIEKVITAASPAYPFGYTFVDDQFDNMFQSEMLVNRLSRVFAILALIISCLGLFGLAAYTAERRTREIGIRKVLGASVASITTLLSGEFLKLVLISCVVAFPFAWWAMSVWLQQYAYRVAIQWWVFLLAGLAAVAISLLTISFQSVKAALMNPVKSLRAE from the coding sequence ATGTTTAAAAGTTATCTGAAAGCCACATTGCGCAGCCTCTGGAAAAACAAAACCTTCAGCTTCCTGAATATATTCGGTTTAGCAATAGGTATTGTATGTGCGGGTGTTATCTTCCTATGGGTAGAAGATGAGCTGAATTATGACAATGTGCATCTCAAAAAGGGTAGGCTGTATGAGGTGATGACCAACTCCGATTACGCCGGTGATATCCGTACATTCGGCTCTACGCCGGGATTGGCAGGTCCGGCTATCCGGGAGGAGATTCCGGGTATCGTGAACAGTTGCCGTATGACAGACTTTTCACCTTCCTTCCTTTTTAATACCGGTGATAAACCCGTATATGCCAGCGGCAGATACGTCGATGCCGCCTTCTTTTCCATGTTCACTATTCCCTTTATAGAAGGAAACCCCGCTACTGCTTTTAAAGAACCATATTCCATTGTTGTGTCGCAACAGGCAGCCAGAAACATCTTTGGTGATGATAAGAATATTGTAGGAAGAAGGGTGAAAGTAGACAACAAACAGGAATTCCTGGTAAGCGGTGTGATGAAAGATCAACCGGAAAACAGCTCATTTCGTTTTGAATGGGTGGCATCATTTGACCTCTTTTTTCAGCAGAATAAAGCTTCGTTGTCTGTATGGGCCAACTGTTCTCCTTTGACATTCGTAGAACTGAGTCCGCGTGCAGATGTAGCGGCGATTAATAAACAACTCTATCCTTTCGTACAGCGCAGGTCGAAAGAAACCAACAATCATTTGTTTTTATTCAGTATGAATGACTGGCGCTTGTATAACAAATTTGATAACGGTAAGCAGGCGGGAGGCCGTATTACCTATGTCCGCATGTTTTCCATACTGGCCTGGATTATCCTGTTGATCGCGTGTATCAATTTTATGAATCTGGCTACGGCCCGTAGTGAAAAACGTGCAAGAGAAGTGGGTGTACGTAAGGTAATGGGTGCAGATAAGAAAGGGCTGGTGATGCAGTTTATTGGTGAAGCAATTCTGATGGCAGCAGCAGGTTGTGCGCTGGCGGTATTATTGCTGGCGCTGATATTGCCTGTTGCAGGACCATTGCTGGGTAAGACCCTCGTGGTAGGATTAGGTAATCCTGTACATATTGCAGCTCTGCTTGTTGTGACCTTGCTCTGTGGATTGATCGCCGGTAGTTATCCGGCTTTTTATCTTTCTTCTTTCAACCCGGTTAGTGTATTGAAAGGCGCTAATCTGAAACTGGGCGGAGCCGGTTTTATCAGAAGAGGGCTGGTGGTATTACAGTTCTCTGTATCTATCATCCTGACTGTTTGCACGGTGGTGATCTATCAACAGATACATTATGTCAAGAGTCGTGACATCGGCTTTCAGAAGGAGCGCCTGATCAGCATAGATCTGAAGGGAGATATGCTGAATCGCTATGATGCTATCAAACAGGAATTGCTGAGAACAGGGGTAGTAGAAAATATTGGCTTGTCAGATCATCCTACCCTGTATGACGGGAATAATACCAGTTCGCTGAGCTGGCAGGGAAAACCTGAAAACAGTGACCTGGTGGTGTCAACAAGACTGGCTAGTCCCGGTTTTTTTAATACCATGGGGATGCAGCTGATAGATGGAAAAGACTTTAATGAAGGAAGCACGGATAAATTATCAGTTGTCATTACAGCTGCGCTGGCTAAAAAGATGGGCACAGGCAGTGCAATCGGTAAAACGATAGAGATGACTACGGATGATGGTGCTCCTCTGTTCCTGACGGTGACAGGGGTGGTGAAAGACTATGTTTATGGCAACATGTATGGCACCTCTGATCCGGTATTGTTTTATAATATGCCGCAGGTAGCCAATGTGATGTATCTGCGTCTGAAAGCTTCTGTCGCGCCGGAGAAAGCCATAGCGGCGATTGAAAAAGTTATTACAGCGGCGAGTCCGGCTTATCCTTTTGGCTATACTTTCGTAGACGATCAGTTCGATAATATGTTTCAGTCGGAAATGCTGGTAAACCGCTTATCCCGCGTATTTGCGATATTGGCGCTGATTATCTCCTGTCTTGGATTGTTTGGGCTGGCGGCTTATACTGCCGAGCGAAGAACAAGAGAGATCGGTATCAGAAAAGTATTGGGGGCCAGTGTCGCCAGTATCACTACCTTATTATCCGGAGAGTTCCTGAAGCTGGTGCTGATTTCCTGTGTAGTTGCATTCCCCTTTGCCTGGTGGGCGATGTCAGTCTGGTTACAGCAATATGCCTACCGGGTAGCGATACAGTGGTGGGTATTTCTGCTGGCAGGACTGGCGGCAGTGGCGATCTCTTTACTGACTATCAGTTTCCAGTCGGTAAAGGCGGCGCTGATGAATCCTGTGAAGAGTCTCCGGGCAGAATAG
- a CDS encoding NAD(P)/FAD-dependent oxidoreductase: protein MKVDFLIIGQGIAGTVLSYTLMQAGQSLLVMDEYKPNSASRVAAGVVNPVSGRRFTVAWEYDAIYPVAVKVYRELEALLGITVFKERDIYNVLPSEQLKQAFMERTAGLSYMEDPSDERIARYEQWLDQPFGAAIVKGGTVVLSKLLPAWRDYLKAHNSLLEEKMELSRLEVNADGITYGDISARYLIFCEGAAIVNNPWFNYIPFLLNKGEVLNIKVPGFSTPDIVKRSVSLVPREEEMYWVGSTFAWDFPDEAPTPDKREYLEKGVQQLLKVPYEVLDHVAAVRPSGTDRRPMMGLHPESPVLGIFNGLGTKGSSLAPAMAAEFVAHILQKEPLRADTDIKRFFNRYKG from the coding sequence ATGAAGGTAGATTTTCTGATTATAGGACAAGGTATTGCCGGTACTGTCCTGAGTTATACGCTGATGCAGGCGGGACAGTCATTACTGGTCATGGATGAATATAAACCCAATAGTGCATCCCGCGTGGCGGCGGGTGTAGTCAACCCCGTATCTGGCCGTCGTTTTACTGTCGCCTGGGAGTATGATGCAATATATCCGGTAGCGGTCAAGGTCTACCGTGAACTGGAAGCCCTGCTGGGTATTACCGTTTTCAAAGAAAGAGATATCTATAATGTACTGCCATCTGAACAGCTGAAACAGGCGTTTATGGAGCGGACGGCGGGATTGTCCTATATGGAAGATCCGTCAGACGAGCGGATCGCCCGTTATGAGCAATGGCTGGATCAGCCTTTTGGCGCTGCCATTGTGAAAGGGGGCACGGTCGTTCTCAGTAAACTGTTACCCGCCTGGCGGGATTATCTGAAAGCACATAATAGTCTGCTAGAGGAGAAAATGGAGCTTTCCAGGCTGGAAGTAAATGCTGATGGCATCACCTATGGCGATATCAGCGCCCGCTACCTGATCTTCTGCGAAGGGGCGGCTATCGTCAATAATCCCTGGTTTAACTACATCCCTTTCCTGTTGAACAAAGGAGAGGTGCTGAATATCAAAGTACCTGGTTTTTCCACACCCGATATTGTAAAGAGAAGTGTGTCCCTGGTACCCCGGGAAGAAGAGATGTATTGGGTAGGATCGACTTTTGCCTGGGACTTCCCGGATGAAGCACCTACGCCGGATAAGCGGGAATACCTGGAAAAGGGGGTACAGCAGTTATTGAAAGTGCCCTACGAAGTATTGGATCATGTGGCGGCAGTACGACCTTCAGGAACAGACCGCCGTCCGATGATGGGTCTACATCCGGAATCACCGGTTTTAGGTATATTTAACGGGCTTGGTACCAAAGGTTCGTCCCTGGCGCCTGCTATGGCAGCGGAATTTGTGGCACATATCCTGCAAAAAGAGCCGCTGCGGGCAGATACAGACATTAAACGCTTTTTTAACAGGTATAAGGGTTAG